A region from the Achromobacter seleniivolatilans genome encodes:
- the aroA gene encoding 3-phosphoshikimate 1-carboxyvinyltransferase, which translates to MSALPYLDLPRVRHAQGVMALPGSKSISNRVLLLAAIAEGSTVITGLLDSDDTRVMLGALRQLGVQVSDLDAGRVTVDGVSRFPVESADLFMGNAGTAIRPLTAALALMGGDYRLSGVPRMHERPIGDLADALNAMGARIDYLGQPGYPPLHIGRGEIAVDAVTRVQGSVSSQFLTALLLAAPLQAGRSGKPVTIEVVGELISKPYIEITLNLMARFGVQVRRDGWSRFVIEGGAGYRSPGQIAVEGDASTASYFLALGAIGGGPLRVTGVGADSIQGDVAFAGTLEQMGAKVTYGPDWIEVSGIQVAQGERLKAFDTDFNLIPDAAMTAAALALYADGPCRLRNIGSWRVKETDRIHAMQTELEKLGAQVESGPDWLLVTPPAQDAWRDAHIGTWDDHRMAMCFSLAAFGPAAVRILEPGCVSKTFPGYFDVYASLVSA; encoded by the coding sequence ATGAGTGCTTTGCCTTATCTGGACCTGCCGCGTGTGCGGCATGCGCAGGGCGTGATGGCGCTGCCGGGTTCCAAGAGCATTTCGAACCGCGTATTGCTGCTGGCTGCGATCGCCGAGGGCAGCACGGTCATCACGGGCTTGCTGGATTCCGATGACACGCGCGTCATGCTGGGCGCTTTGCGCCAGTTGGGCGTGCAGGTGTCAGACCTTGATGCGGGCCGCGTCACGGTGGACGGCGTAAGCCGTTTTCCGGTGGAAAGCGCAGATCTGTTCATGGGTAACGCCGGTACGGCGATCCGTCCGTTGACTGCCGCGCTGGCCTTGATGGGCGGCGATTACCGTTTGTCGGGCGTGCCGCGCATGCACGAACGTCCTATAGGCGACTTGGCCGACGCCCTGAATGCGATGGGTGCGCGAATCGATTATCTGGGCCAGCCCGGCTATCCGCCCCTGCATATCGGTCGCGGCGAGATCGCCGTGGATGCCGTGACCCGCGTGCAGGGTTCCGTGTCCAGCCAGTTTCTGACTGCCTTGCTTTTGGCCGCACCCCTGCAAGCCGGCCGCAGCGGCAAACCCGTCACGATCGAAGTGGTTGGCGAGTTGATTTCCAAGCCTTACATCGAAATCACGCTGAATCTCATGGCGCGTTTTGGTGTGCAAGTGCGGCGCGACGGCTGGAGCCGCTTCGTGATTGAAGGCGGGGCGGGTTACCGCAGCCCGGGCCAGATCGCGGTCGAAGGGGATGCCTCCACGGCCTCCTACTTCTTGGCGCTGGGCGCAATTGGCGGCGGTCCGCTGCGCGTCACTGGCGTGGGCGCGGACAGCATCCAGGGTGACGTGGCCTTTGCCGGCACCTTGGAACAGATGGGCGCCAAAGTGACCTATGGGCCTGATTGGATCGAAGTGTCGGGCATCCAGGTCGCGCAAGGCGAACGGTTAAAAGCCTTCGATACCGATTTCAATTTGATCCCCGACGCCGCCATGACCGCTGCCGCGCTGGCCCTTTACGCCGATGGTCCGTGCCGTCTGCGCAACATCGGCAGTTGGCGCGTAAAGGAAACCGACCGCATCCACGCCATGCAGACCGAGCTTGAAAAGCTGGGCGCGCAAGTGGAATCGGGGCCGGATTGGCTTTTGGTGACGCCTCCGGCACAGGATGCCTGGCGTGATGCGCATATCGGCACCTGGGACGACCATCGCATGGCGATGTGTTTCTCGCTGGCGGCCTTCGGCCCGGCCGCAGTGCGTATTTTGGAACCGGGTTGCGTCAGCAAGACGTTCCCGGGTTACTTTGATGTCTACGCAAGCCTGGTATCGGCCTAG
- a CDS encoding prephenate dehydrogenase — protein sequence MNDALPSSDQGAAGPLIPVLAVVGVGLIGGSFAAALRRAGQVGRVLGVGRNASSLARAVELGLIDEAVSAEEAAARADLVLLSTPVGGLKNVLARMRGHLGVSTVLTDAGSTKAEVVVAAREALAEQAGRFVPGHPIAGAERTGPEAADAELYRNRNVILTPLSENSETSIDLVRRAWQACGAFVINMDADAHDRVLASVSHLPHLVSAVYMEQVATAADARTRLDLAGSGFRDFTRIAAGSPEMWRDIFLSNRDAMLAELADVRAVLDRAERAIADGDETALLTLLDTAAQARRNWRKE from the coding sequence ATGAACGACGCGTTACCTTCTTCAGATCAGGGGGCCGCTGGCCCCCTGATTCCTGTATTGGCTGTTGTTGGCGTGGGCTTGATTGGCGGATCTTTTGCCGCCGCCTTGCGGCGAGCGGGGCAGGTCGGCCGCGTGTTGGGGGTAGGGCGCAACGCGTCGTCCCTGGCGCGTGCGGTAGAGCTGGGCTTGATCGACGAGGCGGTTAGCGCCGAAGAGGCCGCTGCGCGCGCAGACCTGGTTCTGCTGTCTACGCCCGTTGGCGGATTGAAAAATGTGTTGGCGCGGATGCGCGGGCATTTGGGTGTAAGCACGGTGCTGACCGATGCGGGCAGCACCAAGGCCGAAGTGGTCGTTGCCGCACGCGAGGCGCTGGCCGAGCAGGCCGGACGCTTTGTGCCCGGTCATCCGATCGCGGGCGCCGAGCGCACGGGGCCGGAGGCAGCCGATGCAGAGCTATACCGCAACCGCAACGTCATCCTGACGCCTTTGTCCGAAAACAGCGAGACGTCGATCGATCTGGTGCGCCGCGCCTGGCAGGCCTGCGGGGCGTTCGTGATCAATATGGACGCCGATGCGCATGACCGGGTGCTGGCCTCGGTAAGCCATTTGCCGCATCTGGTGTCTGCCGTTTATATGGAACAAGTGGCCACTGCCGCTGATGCCCGTACGCGCCTGGACTTGGCCGGCAGTGGTTTTCGTGATTTCACGCGCATTGCGGCGGGCTCGCCGGAGATGTGGCGCGATATCTTTTTATCTAATCGCGACGCGATGCTGGCGGAGCTTGCCGATGTGCGCGCCGTGCTGGATCGTGCCGAACGCGCTATCGCCGATGGCGATGAGACGGCCTTGCTGACGCTGCTGGATACCGCAGCCCAGGCGCGCCGCAACTGGCGCAAGGAGTAA
- the hisC gene encoding histidinol-phosphate transaminase produces the protein MTTASKPLVAPEHVSAIAPYQAGKPIEELAREFGLDPAGIVKLASNENPLGMPKSARAAMLAAADSLARYPDPNGFDLKAALAERYGVPMNWITLGNGSNDILEIAALALLQPGVSAVYAQHSFAVYRLATQARGARHIVVPAKDYGHDLDAMFDAIADDTRLVFIANPNNPTGTFVPGDKIAAFLERVQAAHGDRVTVVLDEAYNEYLGPEFRFDSTALARRYSNLIISRTFSKAYGLAGLRVGFSVAQPVLTDLLNRVRQPFNVNTLAQAAAIAALNDAAYLQEAYASNKSGKEQLCAAFDRLALRYVPSYGNFVLVHVGDAPRINLELLKRGVIVRPVAGDGLPEWLRVSIGLPEENARFIDALTAILTA, from the coding sequence ATGACCACCGCATCCAAGCCCCTCGTTGCCCCTGAGCACGTCAGCGCCATTGCGCCGTATCAGGCAGGTAAGCCCATTGAAGAACTGGCCCGCGAGTTCGGGCTGGATCCGGCGGGTATCGTCAAGCTGGCCTCGAATGAGAACCCGCTGGGCATGCCCAAGTCGGCGCGTGCAGCGATGTTGGCCGCAGCGGATTCGCTGGCGCGCTATCCCGATCCTAATGGTTTTGACCTGAAGGCGGCGCTGGCGGAACGCTATGGCGTGCCGATGAACTGGATCACTCTGGGTAACGGTTCTAACGACATCCTGGAAATCGCGGCGCTGGCGCTGTTGCAACCCGGCGTATCGGCCGTGTATGCCCAGCATTCGTTCGCGGTTTACCGGTTGGCGACGCAGGCGCGCGGCGCGCGCCACATCGTGGTGCCGGCGAAGGACTACGGCCATGACCTGGACGCGATGTTCGACGCCATTGCTGACGACACCCGCCTGGTGTTCATTGCCAACCCGAACAACCCGACTGGCACGTTCGTGCCGGGCGACAAGATCGCCGCCTTCCTGGAGCGCGTCCAGGCGGCTCATGGCGACCGTGTCACGGTTGTGCTGGACGAGGCCTACAACGAGTACCTGGGTCCTGAGTTCCGCTTTGACAGCACCGCGCTTGCGCGCCGCTATTCAAACCTGATCATTTCGCGCACGTTCTCCAAAGCCTATGGGCTGGCGGGTTTGCGCGTGGGATTCTCGGTGGCGCAGCCTGTGCTGACCGATTTGCTGAACCGCGTGCGTCAGCCGTTTAACGTCAACACGCTGGCGCAAGCCGCCGCGATTGCCGCGCTGAACGACGCCGCCTATCTGCAAGAAGCGTATGCGTCGAACAAATCGGGCAAGGAACAGCTTTGCGCTGCGTTCGACCGGCTGGCGCTGCGCTATGTGCCCAGCTATGGCAACTTCGTGCTGGTGCATGTCGGCGATGCGCCGCGCATCAATCTGGAATTGCTAAAGCGTGGCGTGATCGTGCGCCCGGTTGCGGGTGATGGTCTGCCTGAATGGTTGCGCGTGTCGATCGGCCTGCCGGAAGAAAACGCCCGATTCATTGATGCCCTGACCGCTATTCTGACCGCATGA
- the pheA gene encoding prephenate dehydratase: MDEDLQRKLRPLRERIDALDSQILDLLSQRARAALEVGEAKHAAQADGPVLRPEREAEVIRRLQQSNPGPFPNAGVASVWTEIISACRGLERGMTVAYLGPQGSFSEQAALEHFGHAVQKLPCASFDEVFRAVEAGQADVGMVPVENSTEGAVNRSLDLLLNTPLTILGERSLVIRHCLMSQSGGMDGIKTISAHPQALAQCQGWLTRNYPDLERVAASSNSEAARAAAGDSSIAAIAGEVAAPAWNLQVVAAGIQDDPHNRTRFLAIGNIQPLVSGKDKTSLILAVPNRAGAVYEMLAPLADNGVSMTRFESRPARTGQWEYYFYVDVLGHRNDPNVERALAALQAQVAYLKVLGSYPAP, encoded by the coding sequence ATGGATGAAGATCTGCAGCGTAAGCTGCGCCCCTTGCGCGAACGCATCGACGCGTTGGACTCGCAGATTCTGGATTTGCTGTCGCAGCGCGCGCGCGCCGCGCTTGAAGTTGGTGAAGCCAAGCACGCTGCTCAGGCAGATGGTCCGGTGCTGCGCCCTGAGCGCGAAGCCGAAGTCATCCGCCGTTTGCAGCAGTCGAATCCCGGACCATTCCCGAACGCGGGGGTGGCGTCAGTGTGGACTGAAATCATCTCGGCCTGCCGGGGACTGGAGCGCGGCATGACCGTTGCGTACCTGGGGCCGCAGGGTTCTTTTTCGGAACAGGCTGCGCTGGAGCATTTTGGCCATGCCGTGCAGAAACTGCCTTGCGCCTCGTTTGACGAAGTGTTCCGTGCAGTGGAAGCGGGGCAGGCGGATGTTGGCATGGTGCCGGTGGAAAACTCCACCGAAGGCGCTGTCAACCGCAGCCTGGATCTGCTGCTGAACACGCCGCTGACGATTCTGGGCGAGCGTTCGCTCGTCATCCGTCATTGCTTGATGTCGCAATCGGGCGGCATGGACGGCATCAAGACCATTTCGGCGCATCCGCAGGCTTTGGCCCAGTGCCAGGGCTGGTTGACGCGCAACTACCCGGATCTGGAACGCGTTGCCGCATCCAGCAATTCCGAGGCTGCGCGCGCCGCTGCGGGAGATTCCAGCATCGCCGCGATTGCTGGCGAAGTTGCCGCTCCGGCCTGGAATCTTCAGGTGGTCGCAGCCGGCATCCAAGACGATCCGCATAATCGCACCCGCTTTTTGGCCATCGGCAATATCCAGCCGCTGGTCAGCGGCAAGGACAAGACCAGCCTGATCCTGGCTGTTCCCAACCGTGCCGGCGCTGTCTACGAAATGCTGGCGCCGCTGGCGGACAACGGTGTGTCGATGACGCGCTTTGAGTCGCGTCCGGCCCGCACCGGGCAGTGGGAATACTACTTTTACGTTGACGTGCTGGGCCATCGCAATGACCCGAACGTTGAGCGCGCCCTTGCCGCGTTGCAGGCGCAGGTTGCTTATCTGAAGGTGCTGGGTTCCTACCCCGCCCCGTGA
- the serC gene encoding 3-phosphoserine/phosphohydroxythreonine transaminase: MARPWNFSAGPSALPEVVLQQAAAEMLDWHGSGMSVMEMSHRGKHFVQICDEAESDLRELLGLPADYAIMFMQGGGSGENAIVPMNLMGRRGSPAADFVVTGHWSKRSYKEAGRYGSAHVAASSEQAVQLDGREQGPLTWVPPVDTWQVRKESAYLHLCSNETIGGVEFMDWPDTAALGAPDVPLVIDASSHFLSRPMDVTRCGMMYAGAQKNAGPAGVTMVIARRDLIGHALPICPSAFDYANVAAEHSRYNTPPTFAIYVAGLVFKWVKANGGVAGMEAANKAKADLLYGFLDSSSFYRNPIHAPVRSRMNVPFVLRDESLNDAFLQGADAAGLTQLKGHKSVGGMRASIYNAVPLAGVSALVEYLKEFERRYG; the protein is encoded by the coding sequence ATGGCCCGCCCCTGGAACTTCTCGGCAGGCCCCTCGGCCTTGCCCGAGGTGGTGCTGCAGCAAGCTGCTGCAGAAATGCTGGACTGGCACGGCAGCGGTATGTCCGTGATGGAAATGAGCCATCGCGGCAAGCATTTCGTGCAGATCTGCGACGAAGCAGAATCGGATCTGCGCGAGCTGCTGGGCTTGCCGGCGGATTACGCCATCATGTTCATGCAAGGCGGAGGTTCCGGGGAGAACGCCATTGTTCCCATGAATCTCATGGGACGCCGCGGCTCGCCGGCTGCCGACTTCGTCGTGACGGGCCATTGGTCCAAGCGTTCGTACAAGGAAGCCGGCCGTTACGGCAGCGCACATGTGGCTGCAAGCAGCGAGCAAGCTGTCCAGCTGGATGGGCGCGAGCAGGGGCCGTTGACCTGGGTGCCGCCGGTTGATACCTGGCAGGTGCGCAAGGAATCGGCTTATCTGCATCTTTGCAGCAATGAAACCATCGGTGGCGTCGAGTTCATGGATTGGCCCGACACCGCGGCGCTGGGCGCGCCCGATGTGCCGCTGGTCATTGATGCGTCTTCACATTTTCTGTCGCGTCCGATGGACGTGACGCGCTGCGGCATGATGTATGCCGGCGCGCAGAAGAATGCGGGCCCGGCGGGCGTGACCATGGTCATCGCGCGCCGCGACCTGATCGGCCACGCATTGCCGATCTGCCCGTCTGCCTTTGATTACGCCAACGTGGCGGCAGAACACTCCCGCTACAACACGCCGCCGACGTTTGCGATCTACGTCGCGGGGTTGGTGTTCAAGTGGGTGAAGGCCAACGGCGGCGTCGCAGGCATGGAAGCCGCCAACAAGGCCAAGGCCGATCTGCTGTACGGCTTTCTGGACAGTAGCAGCTTCTATCGCAATCCCATTCACGCACCCGTGCGCTCGCGCATGAACGTGCCGTTTGTGTTGCGCGACGAATCGCTTAACGACGCTTTCCTGCAGGGCGCCGATGCGGCAGGCCTGACGCAGTTGAAAGGCCACAAGAGCGTGGGCGGAATGCGCGCCTCTATTTATAACGCCGTGCCCCTGGCTGGGGTGTCGGCGCTGGTCGAGTACCTGAAGGAATTCGAGCGCCGTTATGGATGA
- the gyrA gene encoding DNA gyrase subunit A produces MDSFAKETLPVSLEEEMRRSYLDYAMSVIVGRALPDVRDGLKPVHRRVLYAMHELNNDWNRAYKKSARIVGDVIGKYHPHGDQSVYDTIVRMAQDFSMRYMLVDGQGNFGSIDGDNAAAMRYTEIRLAKIAHELLADIDQETVDFGPNYDGSEQEPLLLPSRLPNLLVNGSSGIAVGMATNIPPHNLQEVVDGCLYCLRNPACTIDELIEIIPAPDFPTGGIIYGMSGVREGYRTGRGRVIMRAKTHFEDMEKGNRQAIVIDAIPYQVNKKTLQERIAELVNDKKIEGISDIRDESDKDGMRLVIELKRGEVPEVVLNNLYKNTQLQDTFGMNLVALVDGQPRLLNLKQMIDYFLQHRREVVTRRTVFQLRKARERGHVLEGLAVALANIDDFITIIKAAPTPPVARQELMAKSWDSSLVREMLSRADGDTPGGRTAFRPDDLDAEFGLQGDGMYRLSDTQAQEILNMRLQRLTGLEQDKIVGEYKDIMSTIADLLDILARPERITTIISDELQAIKAEFSTSAKDSRRSEIEMNATELDTEDLITPTDMVVTLSHGGYIKSQPLSEYRSQKRGGRGKQATAMKENDWIDQLFIANTHDFLLCFSNRGRVYWLKVWEVPQGTRNSRGKPIVNMFPLADGEKVTVVLPVKEFSEDHFVFMATSRGTVKKTPLSDFSNPRKAGIIAVDLDDGDYLIGADLTDGKHDVMLFSDSGKAVRFDENDVRPMGRNARGVRGMMLEETQTVIALLVAGDETQTVLTATENGYGKRTPIAEYTRHGRGTKGMIAIQTSSRNGKVVGAVLVNPTDEIMLITTGGVLVRTRVAEIREMGRATQGVTLINVDDGSTLSGVRRVVESDADDDGELDEDGQDDGGQDGSSSDSNGAAADSTDSTEPTEQ; encoded by the coding sequence ATGGATTCCTTTGCCAAGGAGACGCTTCCGGTTTCGCTGGAAGAAGAGATGCGCCGCAGTTACCTCGATTACGCGATGAGCGTGATCGTTGGGCGGGCGCTACCGGATGTGCGAGATGGGCTTAAGCCCGTCCACCGGCGCGTGCTCTACGCGATGCACGAGCTGAACAACGACTGGAACCGCGCTTACAAGAAGTCGGCGCGTATCGTCGGGGACGTCATCGGTAAGTACCACCCCCACGGCGACCAGTCTGTTTATGACACCATCGTTCGCATGGCGCAGGACTTCTCCATGCGCTACATGCTCGTAGACGGACAGGGTAACTTCGGCTCGATCGACGGCGATAACGCCGCGGCGATGCGTTACACCGAAATCCGTCTAGCCAAGATTGCCCACGAACTGCTGGCCGATATCGACCAGGAGACGGTGGACTTCGGCCCGAACTACGACGGCAGCGAACAAGAACCGCTGCTGTTGCCCTCGCGCCTGCCCAACCTGCTGGTCAACGGCAGCTCGGGCATTGCGGTGGGCATGGCCACCAATATTCCGCCCCACAATCTTCAAGAAGTGGTGGACGGCTGCCTGTATTGCCTGCGCAATCCTGCTTGCACGATTGACGAGCTCATCGAGATCATCCCGGCCCCCGATTTTCCGACCGGTGGCATCATCTACGGTATGTCCGGAGTGCGGGAAGGCTATCGCACCGGCCGCGGCCGCGTCATCATGCGCGCCAAGACCCACTTCGAAGACATGGAAAAGGGCAACCGCCAAGCCATCGTCATCGACGCGATTCCCTATCAGGTCAATAAGAAGACCTTGCAGGAACGTATTGCCGAGCTCGTCAACGACAAGAAGATCGAAGGCATCTCCGATATTCGCGACGAGTCCGACAAGGACGGCATGCGTCTGGTCATTGAGCTCAAGCGCGGCGAGGTTCCCGAGGTTGTGCTGAACAACCTGTACAAGAACACGCAGCTGCAAGACACCTTCGGGATGAACCTGGTGGCACTGGTCGACGGCCAGCCCCGCCTGCTCAACCTGAAGCAGATGATCGACTACTTCCTGCAGCATCGCCGGGAAGTGGTTACGCGCCGCACGGTGTTCCAGCTGCGCAAGGCCCGCGAACGCGGCCATGTGCTGGAAGGCCTGGCCGTTGCTTTGGCCAACATCGACGATTTCATCACCATCATCAAGGCCGCGCCGACGCCTCCCGTCGCGCGTCAGGAATTGATGGCGAAGTCGTGGGATTCGTCGCTGGTGCGCGAAATGCTGTCGCGCGCCGATGGCGATACGCCGGGAGGCCGCACGGCCTTCCGTCCGGACGACCTGGATGCCGAATTCGGCCTTCAAGGCGACGGCATGTATCGCTTGAGCGACACGCAGGCTCAGGAAATCCTGAACATGCGTCTGCAACGCCTGACCGGGCTGGAGCAGGACAAGATCGTTGGCGAATACAAGGACATCATGTCCACCATCGCCGACCTGCTCGACATCCTGGCACGCCCCGAGCGCATCACGACGATCATCAGCGACGAGCTGCAAGCCATCAAGGCCGAATTCTCGACCAGCGCGAAGGACTCGCGCCGTTCGGAAATCGAGATGAACGCGACCGAGCTCGATACCGAAGATCTGATTACACCGACCGATATGGTTGTGACCTTGTCGCACGGTGGCTACATCAAGAGCCAGCCCTTGTCCGAGTACCGTTCGCAAAAGCGCGGCGGACGCGGCAAGCAAGCGACGGCGATGAAGGAAAACGACTGGATCGATCAGTTGTTCATCGCCAATACGCACGACTTCCTGCTGTGCTTCTCGAACCGTGGCCGTGTTTACTGGCTGAAGGTCTGGGAAGTGCCTCAAGGCACGCGCAATTCGCGTGGCAAGCCCATCGTCAACATGTTCCCGCTGGCTGACGGCGAGAAGGTCACGGTGGTGCTGCCGGTCAAGGAATTCAGCGAAGATCATTTCGTCTTCATGGCGACGTCGCGCGGCACGGTCAAGAAGACCCCGCTGTCCGACTTCTCCAACCCGCGCAAGGCCGGCATCATTGCTGTTGACCTTGATGATGGCGACTACCTGATCGGTGCAGACCTGACCGACGGCAAGCATGACGTCATGCTGTTCTCGGACTCCGGCAAGGCAGTTCGCTTCGACGAAAACGATGTGCGTCCGATGGGCCGCAATGCCCGCGGCGTGCGCGGCATGATGCTCGAAGAAACGCAGACCGTCATTGCGCTGCTGGTGGCTGGGGACGAAACGCAGACTGTGCTGACCGCCACTGAAAATGGCTACGGCAAGCGCACCCCGATCGCCGAGTACACGCGCCATGGCCGTGGCACGAAGGGCATGATCGCTATCCAGACCAGCTCGCGTAACGGCAAGGTGGTGGGCGCGGTGCTGGTCAACCCGACTGACGAAATCATGCTGATCACCACTGGCGGCGTTCTGGTGCGTACCCGTGTCGCGGAAATCCGCGAAATGGGCCGCGCAACCCAAGGCGTCACGCTGATCAACGTTGACGACGGCAGCACGCTGTCCGGCGTTCGTCGCGTGGTGGAAAGTGATGCTGACGACGACGGCGAACTGGACGAAGACGGCCAGGACGACGGCGGTCAGGACGGCAGCAGCAGCGACAGCAATGGCGCAGCAGCGGATTCGACGGACTCGACGGAACCTACGGAGCAATAA
- the ompA gene encoding outer membrane protein OmpA — MNKPSKFALALAFAAVTASGVASAQTVDNWRNPFGNVWKNGTNELCWRDAFWTPATGIPGCDGVPVAQQKAKPAPMAAKVVFNADTFFDFDKSTLKPEGRQLLDQVAQQARGIELETIIAVGHTDSIGTDAYNQKLSERRAASVKTYLVSKGIDPNRIYTEGKGESNPIASNKTKEGRAQNRRVEIEIVGSRK; from the coding sequence ATGAACAAACCCTCCAAATTCGCTCTGGCGCTCGCCTTCGCCGCCGTCACGGCCTCTGGTGTAGCTTCCGCGCAAACCGTGGACAACTGGCGCAACCCGTTCGGTAACGTTTGGAAAAACGGCACGAACGAACTGTGCTGGCGCGATGCTTTCTGGACCCCTGCTACCGGTATCCCCGGTTGCGACGGTGTCCCGGTTGCACAACAGAAGGCGAAGCCGGCCCCGATGGCGGCAAAGGTCGTGTTCAATGCTGACACGTTCTTCGACTTCGACAAGTCGACCCTGAAGCCCGAAGGTCGTCAGCTGCTGGACCAAGTCGCCCAGCAAGCTCGCGGTATCGAGCTGGAAACCATCATTGCTGTTGGCCACACCGACTCGATCGGTACTGACGCCTACAACCAGAAGCTGTCCGAGCGCCGCGCCGCTTCGGTCAAGACCTATCTGGTCAGCAAGGGTATCGACCCCAACCGTATTTATACGGAAGGCAAGGGCGAGTCGAACCCGATCGCTTCCAACAAGACGAAAGAGGGCCGTGCCCAAAACCGTCGCGTTGAAATCGAAATCGTGGGTAGCCGCAAGTAA
- the ubiG gene encoding bifunctional 2-polyprenyl-6-hydroxyphenol methylase/3-demethylubiquinol 3-O-methyltransferase UbiG — translation MTTQIHDSTRPAVNADQAELDKFSALASRWWDPESEFKPLHAINPLRLEWIQECAGSLAGKKVLDVGCGGGILSEAMARGGADVTGIDLADKSLKVARLHGLESGVKVEYRKVPVEDLAAEQPGQYDVVTCMEMLEHVPDPASIVRACSTLVKPGGWVFFSTLNRNAKAFLFAIVGAEYVLRLLPRGTHSYDQFIKPSELSAAVRGAGLQAVSMRGMEYNPITQIYTLSSDTSVNYLMATRK, via the coding sequence ATGACCACGCAAATTCACGACTCCACCCGCCCTGCCGTCAATGCAGATCAGGCTGAACTCGACAAGTTCAGCGCTCTGGCCAGCCGCTGGTGGGACCCCGAAAGCGAGTTCAAACCCCTGCACGCCATCAATCCGCTGCGGTTGGAATGGATTCAGGAATGCGCGGGCAGCCTGGCTGGCAAGAAAGTCCTGGATGTGGGTTGCGGCGGGGGCATCCTGTCAGAAGCCATGGCCCGCGGCGGCGCGGATGTGACCGGCATCGACCTGGCCGACAAATCTCTGAAGGTGGCGCGCCTTCACGGCCTGGAATCGGGAGTAAAGGTTGAGTACCGCAAGGTGCCCGTCGAGGACCTGGCCGCCGAGCAACCCGGCCAATATGACGTCGTGACCTGCATGGAAATGCTGGAACACGTACCAGATCCCGCCTCGATCGTCCGAGCCTGCTCGACGCTGGTCAAGCCGGGGGGCTGGGTGTTCTTTTCAACGCTGAACCGCAACGCCAAAGCGTTCCTGTTCGCGATTGTTGGCGCTGAATATGTGTTGCGTCTGCTGCCCCGTGGCACGCACAGCTACGACCAATTCATCAAACCCAGCGAACTGTCCGCGGCTGTCCGCGGCGCGGGTTTGCAGGCCGTAAGCATGCGCGGCATGGAATACAACCCCATTACCCAGATCTACACGCTGTCGTCCGACACCTCGGTCAACTACCTGATGGCTACCCGTAAATGA
- a CDS encoding HAD-IA family hydrolase, translating to MSALILFDFDGTLADTAPDLAAAANHQRTRRGLEPMPYEALRPVASQGARGLLRVALDLKPGDPDYEPTRLQFLEDYAANSTVHSKLFPGIEELLADIRRRGMSWGIVTNKVTYLTLPIVEFLDLTRDSAVLVCGDTTAHAKPHPLPLQHAAREAGFSVDRCVYVGDDLRDIQAAHAAGMPAVAAAYGYVGEEDNIGSWEAETCANTPAELWSAIQPLLPRDLR from the coding sequence ATGAGCGCACTGATCCTGTTCGACTTCGACGGCACCTTGGCCGACACCGCCCCCGATTTGGCCGCAGCCGCCAATCATCAGCGCACCCGACGCGGCCTGGAGCCGATGCCCTATGAGGCGCTGCGCCCCGTGGCATCCCAAGGCGCTCGCGGGCTGCTGCGCGTTGCCCTGGATTTGAAGCCAGGCGACCCTGACTACGAGCCCACTCGCCTGCAGTTCCTGGAAGACTACGCGGCGAACTCCACCGTTCACAGCAAATTGTTCCCTGGCATCGAGGAATTGTTGGCTGACATCCGCCGCCGTGGCATGTCATGGGGCATCGTCACGAACAAGGTCACCTACCTGACGCTGCCGATCGTCGAGTTCCTGGATCTGACGCGTGACAGCGCTGTGCTGGTCTGCGGCGACACAACCGCCCACGCCAAACCGCATCCGCTACCGCTGCAACATGCTGCGCGCGAAGCGGGATTCTCCGTGGACCGTTGCGTGTACGTCGGCGATGATCTGCGCGACATCCAGGCGGCACACGCCGCCGGCATGCCCGCCGTGGCTGCGGCCTACGGTTATGTGGGCGAAGAAGACAATATCGGCTCGTGGGAAGCGGAAACTTGCGCCAACACGCCAGCAGAACTCTGGTCCGCTATCCAGCCGCTGCTGCCCCGCGATCTGCGCTGA